In Corallococcus macrosporus, the following are encoded in one genomic region:
- a CDS encoding SMI1/KNR4 family protein encodes MKALLGEISRRHAPNPPATLEQLDTFEQRVGWRLDPDLRAFYLHCDGAKLFAQRDPTFGFVDPAFTFLALSRIARARVVMRDEDTEQAGPPSWYAICEVRDSNYILLDVSHQEAGRYAIRDGYNEAFPDPEYCTRISSSFQEFLAGALRSQGRWFWLRGEE; translated from the coding sequence ATGAAAGCGCTGCTTGGGGAGATATCGCGCCGCCACGCTCCCAATCCCCCTGCGACGCTGGAGCAATTGGACACGTTCGAGCAGCGCGTGGGCTGGCGCCTGGATCCGGACCTGCGTGCTTTCTACCTGCATTGTGATGGGGCCAAGTTGTTCGCCCAGCGGGACCCCACGTTCGGCTTCGTCGATCCCGCCTTCACGTTCCTGGCACTGTCACGGATTGCTCGCGCGCGAGTGGTCATGCGCGACGAGGACACGGAGCAGGCGGGCCCGCCGTCCTGGTATGCCATCTGCGAGGTCCGGGACAGCAACTACATCCTGCTCGACGTGAGCCACCAGGAAGCGGGGCGCTACGCCATTCGAGATGGCTACAACGAAGCGTTCCCTGACCCTGAATATTGCACGCGGATCTCCAGCTCGTTTCAGGAGTTCCTGGCTGGAGCGCTTCGGTCCCAGGGGCGTTGGTTCTGGCTCCGCGGCGAAGAGTAA
- a CDS encoding ArnT family glycosyltransferase has product MRASAHSSPGPGMKTCLVLVALGVGVRLALALGTDVYFDETYYWQWARHLAWGYFDHPPMVAWLIAALGIRGTALLCGLGTGVAVWGLALDVYRSRDAAWRAVALWSAVPVGILSGVWATPDSPMLLFWALGLWALYREKWVLAGLTCGLALLSKYPSVLLGLAFMVAALRARRLPAGAWLTAGLGLLCFLPVVLWNASHDWVGFKFQLNHGLGGSGGWATFGEYVAGQFAMGGPVLFPLALVYAVRGPREQFLLRMAAVIPLLFFGYAAAKTRGEANWPAAAYVAACIGVAGMRPVWQRAAAWSGMAVVLAVTSHLLFPLLTFERDVVLARTHGWGVLERLRTPEQLFPGMTPGPTAVYAPTYQLASQVAYATGAETDTVGPSRRKSQYDVWPELELKPGQDVLWCSENGAAPPAELVQRFGAVEGPVKLTGVFRSRRLHTFTVWRLRTLKPAVQP; this is encoded by the coding sequence GTGCGTGCGTCCGCCCACTCCAGCCCCGGCCCGGGAATGAAGACGTGCCTCGTCCTGGTGGCACTGGGTGTAGGGGTGCGGCTCGCGCTGGCGCTGGGAACGGACGTCTACTTCGACGAAACCTATTACTGGCAATGGGCGCGGCATCTCGCATGGGGATATTTCGACCATCCGCCGATGGTGGCGTGGCTCATCGCCGCGCTGGGCATCCGGGGGACGGCGCTCCTGTGCGGGCTGGGCACGGGCGTGGCGGTGTGGGGGCTGGCGCTGGACGTGTATCGCTCCAGGGACGCGGCCTGGCGCGCGGTGGCGCTGTGGAGCGCAGTGCCGGTAGGCATCCTCTCCGGAGTCTGGGCCACGCCGGACTCGCCCATGCTGCTGTTCTGGGCGCTGGGGTTGTGGGCGCTGTACCGCGAGAAGTGGGTCCTGGCGGGGCTGACGTGTGGCCTGGCGCTGCTGTCGAAGTACCCGTCCGTGTTGCTGGGGCTCGCGTTCATGGTCGCGGCGCTGCGGGCACGGAGGTTGCCGGCGGGGGCGTGGCTCACCGCGGGGCTGGGGTTGCTGTGCTTCCTGCCGGTGGTGTTGTGGAACGCGAGCCATGACTGGGTGGGCTTCAAGTTCCAGCTGAACCACGGCCTGGGAGGAAGCGGAGGCTGGGCGACGTTCGGCGAGTACGTCGCGGGACAGTTCGCCATGGGAGGGCCGGTGCTCTTCCCGCTGGCGCTGGTGTACGCGGTGCGCGGGCCGAGGGAGCAGTTCCTGCTGCGCATGGCGGCGGTGATTCCGCTGCTGTTCTTCGGCTACGCGGCGGCGAAGACGCGGGGCGAGGCGAACTGGCCGGCGGCGGCGTACGTGGCGGCCTGCATCGGCGTCGCGGGGATGCGGCCGGTGTGGCAGCGGGCAGCGGCGTGGAGCGGGATGGCGGTGGTGCTGGCGGTGACGTCGCACCTGCTGTTCCCGCTGCTGACGTTCGAGCGCGACGTGGTGCTGGCGAGGACGCACGGCTGGGGCGTGCTGGAGCGACTGAGGACGCCGGAGCAGTTGTTCCCAGGCATGACGCCAGGTCCCACGGCGGTCTACGCACCCACGTACCAACTGGCCTCACAGGTGGCGTACGCGACGGGCGCGGAGACGGACACGGTGGGCCCGTCACGGCGCAAGAGCCAGTACGACGTCTGGCCTGAGCTGGAGTTGAAGCCCGGGCAGGACGTGCTGTGGTGTTCGGAGAATGGCGCGGCGCCTCCGGCGGAGCTGGTGCAACGCTTTGGGGCGGTGGAGGGTCCCGTGAAGCTCACGGGCGTCTTCCGGAGCCGCAGGCTGCACACATTCACGGTGTGGCGGCTGCGGACGCTGAAACCCGCCGTGCAGCCATAG
- a CDS encoding thioredoxin domain-containing protein: MDDHPPSGHTNRLAQEPSPYLRQHATNPVDWYPWGDEALARARAENKPILLSVGYSACHWCHVMAHESFEDPDIARLMNDGFINIKVDREERPDLDQIYQGVVQLMGQGGGWPLTVFLTPDLRPFYGGTYFPPSDRYGRPGFPRLLSALRDAWVNKASDIEEQASRFQEGLGELSTHGLDAAPAHLSAEDIVAMGQSMLKRMDPVNGGFGNAPKFPNPMNVALLLRAWRRGGGEPMKAAVFRTLERMALGGIYDQLGGGFHRYSVDERWLVPHFEKMLYDNAQLVHLYSEAEQVESRPLWRKVVEETVEYVRREMTDPAGGFYATQDADSEGEEGKFFVWRPEEVRAALAVGQQADTVLRHFGIKPGGNFEHGATVLEVVVSVEQLAKEQGRPVEAVEKELAEARRVLFLLREQRVKPGRDDKILAGWNGLMIRGLALASRVFNRPDWAKLAADAADFVLAKMWDGKRLLRSYQHGQGRIDGFLEDYGDFAAGLTALYQATFDAKYLDAADALAHRAVELFWDEEKQAYLSAPRGQKDLVVAAFSLFDNAFPSGASTLTEAQVTLSALTGDVCHLDHPEHYVAKLHDQLVRNPMGYGHLGLAADSLVDGASGVTFAGTRETVAPLLASANRTYAPVFSFGWHDTSAPPPPRLQELFEGREPVDGKGAAYLCRGFVCERPITEAGLLAERLLAAPGH, translated from the coding sequence ATGGACGACCATCCCCCCTCTGGACATACCAACCGTCTGGCCCAGGAGCCGTCGCCGTACCTGCGCCAGCACGCCACGAATCCCGTGGACTGGTACCCCTGGGGGGACGAAGCCCTGGCCCGCGCCCGCGCGGAGAACAAGCCCATCCTGCTCTCCGTGGGCTACTCCGCGTGTCACTGGTGCCACGTCATGGCGCATGAGTCCTTCGAGGACCCCGACATCGCGCGCCTGATGAACGACGGCTTCATCAACATCAAGGTCGACCGCGAGGAGCGCCCCGACCTCGACCAAATCTATCAAGGCGTCGTGCAGCTCATGGGGCAGGGTGGTGGCTGGCCCCTCACCGTGTTCCTCACGCCGGACCTGCGCCCCTTCTACGGTGGCACCTACTTCCCCCCGTCGGACCGCTACGGCCGCCCCGGCTTCCCGCGCCTGCTCTCCGCGCTGCGCGACGCGTGGGTGAACAAGGCCAGCGACATCGAAGAGCAGGCCAGCCGCTTCCAGGAGGGCCTGGGTGAGCTGTCCACGCACGGTCTGGACGCCGCCCCCGCGCACCTGTCCGCGGAGGACATCGTGGCCATGGGCCAGTCCATGCTCAAGCGCATGGATCCGGTGAACGGCGGCTTCGGCAACGCCCCCAAGTTCCCCAACCCCATGAACGTCGCGCTGCTCCTGCGCGCGTGGCGCCGCGGCGGCGGCGAGCCCATGAAGGCGGCGGTGTTCCGCACCCTGGAGCGCATGGCCCTGGGCGGCATCTACGACCAACTGGGCGGAGGCTTCCACCGCTACTCCGTGGACGAGCGCTGGCTGGTGCCCCACTTCGAGAAGATGCTCTACGACAACGCCCAGCTCGTGCACCTGTACTCGGAGGCGGAGCAGGTGGAGTCACGGCCGCTCTGGCGCAAGGTCGTGGAGGAGACCGTCGAGTACGTCCGCCGCGAGATGACCGACCCGGCCGGCGGCTTCTACGCCACGCAGGACGCGGACAGTGAAGGCGAGGAGGGGAAGTTCTTCGTCTGGCGCCCCGAGGAGGTCCGCGCGGCCCTGGCCGTGGGACAGCAGGCGGACACCGTGCTGCGCCACTTCGGCATCAAGCCCGGCGGTAACTTCGAGCACGGCGCCACGGTGCTGGAGGTCGTCGTCTCCGTGGAGCAGCTGGCGAAGGAGCAGGGCCGCCCCGTGGAGGCCGTGGAGAAGGAGCTGGCGGAGGCGCGCCGCGTCCTCTTCCTCCTGCGCGAGCAGCGCGTGAAGCCGGGCCGCGACGACAAGATCCTGGCCGGCTGGAACGGGCTGATGATCCGCGGGCTCGCGCTGGCGTCGCGCGTGTTCAACCGGCCGGATTGGGCGAAGCTCGCGGCGGACGCGGCGGACTTCGTGCTCGCGAAGATGTGGGACGGTAAGCGGCTGTTGCGCTCGTACCAGCACGGCCAGGGCCGCATCGACGGCTTCCTGGAGGACTACGGCGACTTCGCCGCGGGGCTCACCGCGCTCTACCAGGCGACGTTCGACGCGAAGTACCTGGACGCGGCGGACGCGCTCGCGCACCGCGCGGTGGAGCTGTTCTGGGACGAGGAGAAGCAGGCGTACCTCTCCGCGCCCCGCGGACAGAAGGACCTGGTGGTGGCGGCCTTCTCCCTCTTCGACAACGCGTTCCCCTCCGGCGCGTCCACGCTGACGGAGGCGCAGGTGACGCTGTCCGCGCTCACCGGCGACGTGTGCCACCTGGACCACCCGGAGCACTACGTCGCCAAGCTGCACGACCAACTGGTGCGAAACCCCATGGGCTACGGCCACCTGGGGCTCGCGGCGGACTCGTTGGTGGACGGCGCGTCCGGCGTCACCTTCGCGGGCACGCGCGAGACCGTGGCCCCGCTGCTGGCGTCAGCGAACCGCACCTACGCGCCGGTGTTCTCCTTCGGCTGGCACGACACCAGCGCCCCGCCGCCCCCGCGCCTCCAGGAGCTCTTCGAGGGGCGCGAGCCGGTGGATGGGAAGGGCGCCGCGTACCTCTGCCGCGGCTTCGTCTGCGAGCGGCCCATCACCGAGGCGGGCCTGCTCGCGGAGCGCCTGCTGGCGGCCCCGGGCCACTGA
- a CDS encoding transglutaminase-like domain-containing protein, whose translation MRRTRLGLLSLLALLTGAPSPAWAQAPAALKNQAKAAAAKAQAKTPGAPQAQEQVSDVLKAPRPKGGEYFGLYLMDKKVGWFFTDLTALPGNKVQSINELIFKAQVGTRVSERVHREVRVYEAKPGGKLLSFTVTQKGDGGDNELIGTVTGDALRVVRKRPGQPDEVLKPLPLPKETVEDADQARVALLRGQKVEGVALDGTDLEGYRTVTTVEAPEEQVLGGVKVKLSRVSTLSDKEKVPVAAFLTTDGKMVRVDFGQTMQARAESESVAKRLDLVEVFGLTRVVLPQPLPAKAREVPGQVKLVMKNLPEKFQQDTYRQKYNRLPDGRVEVTLLAAPPSPKGRLPRPVADPDKGENLKSTLAVEADAPAIKAQAKSIIREEKDAYTAARMLSAWVYSNLQKDYGASADRATDVLRQKKGDCTEHSLLTVAMLRASGIPARRVDGVIYMVNSDGVPALYWHEWVEAYVGEWTQLDPTFNQPVADATHFYVGYEGNAEITPLIGSLQVTDVK comes from the coding sequence ATGCGACGCACCCGTCTGGGATTGTTGAGCCTGCTCGCCCTGCTGACAGGGGCACCCTCCCCCGCCTGGGCCCAGGCGCCCGCCGCGCTGAAGAACCAGGCGAAGGCCGCGGCGGCCAAGGCCCAGGCGAAGACGCCCGGCGCCCCGCAGGCGCAGGAGCAGGTGTCCGACGTGCTGAAGGCCCCGCGCCCCAAGGGCGGCGAGTACTTCGGCCTGTATCTGATGGACAAGAAGGTGGGCTGGTTTTTCACCGACCTGACGGCGCTGCCGGGCAACAAGGTGCAGAGCATCAACGAGCTCATCTTCAAGGCGCAGGTGGGCACGCGCGTGTCGGAGCGCGTGCACCGCGAGGTGCGCGTCTATGAAGCGAAGCCGGGCGGCAAGCTGCTGTCCTTCACCGTCACGCAGAAGGGCGACGGCGGGGACAACGAGCTCATCGGCACGGTGACGGGTGATGCGTTGCGCGTGGTGCGCAAGCGCCCGGGCCAGCCGGATGAGGTGCTCAAGCCGCTGCCCCTGCCCAAGGAGACGGTGGAGGACGCGGACCAGGCGCGCGTGGCGCTGCTTCGCGGCCAGAAGGTGGAGGGCGTGGCGCTGGACGGCACGGACCTGGAGGGCTACCGCACCGTCACGACGGTGGAGGCGCCCGAGGAGCAGGTGCTGGGCGGCGTGAAGGTGAAGCTGTCGCGGGTGAGCACGCTGTCGGACAAGGAGAAGGTGCCGGTGGCGGCCTTCCTGACGACGGACGGCAAGATGGTGCGTGTGGACTTCGGCCAGACGATGCAGGCGCGCGCCGAGTCCGAGTCCGTGGCGAAGCGGCTGGACCTGGTGGAAGTGTTTGGCCTCACGCGCGTGGTGCTGCCGCAGCCGCTGCCCGCGAAGGCGCGCGAGGTCCCCGGGCAGGTGAAGCTGGTGATGAAGAACCTGCCGGAGAAGTTCCAGCAGGACACGTACCGGCAGAAGTACAACCGGCTGCCGGACGGCCGCGTGGAGGTGACGCTGCTGGCGGCGCCGCCTTCGCCCAAGGGCCGTCTGCCCCGGCCGGTGGCGGACCCCGACAAGGGTGAGAACCTCAAGTCCACGCTCGCGGTGGAGGCGGACGCGCCGGCCATCAAGGCGCAGGCGAAGAGCATCATCCGCGAGGAGAAGGACGCGTACACGGCGGCGCGGATGCTGTCCGCGTGGGTGTACAGCAACCTGCAGAAGGACTACGGCGCCAGCGCGGACCGGGCCACGGACGTGCTGCGCCAGAAGAAGGGCGACTGCACGGAGCACTCGCTGCTCACGGTGGCGATGCTGCGCGCGTCCGGCATCCCCGCCCGCCGCGTGGACGGCGTCATCTACATGGTGAACTCCGACGGCGTGCCCGCGCTGTACTGGCACGAGTGGGTGGAGGCCTACGTGGGCGAGTGGACCCAGCTCGACCCCACCTTCAACCAGCCCGTCGCGGACGCGACCCACTTCTACGTGGGCTACGAGGGGAACGCGGAGATCACGCCCCTCATCGGTTCCTTGCAGGTCACGGACGTGAAGTAG
- a CDS encoding GNAT family N-acetyltransferase codes for MEIRTLERKDREPLAALIRRIETFSQEEQDCAIELVDIALTAGNRDYTILVADRGQDGGGLVGYCCYGPTPMTENTFDLYWIASAPEVRGQGIGAGLISAMEADLRRRKSRIIRVETSATEAYGPTRGFYASMKYGEEARIKDFYKQGDDLIILTKRL; via the coding sequence ATGGAAATCCGCACGCTCGAAAGAAAGGACCGGGAGCCGCTCGCCGCGCTGATCCGGCGAATCGAAACCTTCTCGCAGGAGGAGCAGGACTGCGCCATCGAGCTGGTTGACATCGCGCTCACGGCGGGCAACCGCGACTACACCATCCTGGTGGCGGACCGCGGTCAGGACGGGGGCGGGCTGGTGGGCTACTGCTGCTACGGCCCCACGCCGATGACGGAGAACACCTTCGACCTGTACTGGATCGCCTCCGCGCCGGAAGTCCGGGGCCAGGGCATCGGCGCCGGGCTCATCTCCGCCATGGAGGCCGACCTGCGCCGCCGCAAGTCGCGCATCATCCGCGTGGAGACGAGCGCCACGGAGGCCTACGGTCCCACGCGCGGCTTCTACGCGTCCATGAAGTACGGCGAGGAAGCCCGCATCAAGGACTTCTACAAGCAGGGCGACGACCTCATCATCCTGACCAAGCGCCTGTAG
- a CDS encoding D-alanine--D-alanine ligase family protein, translating to MHIILLHNRDHDLLEDDPGREAREDVVRVAESLAHALSRDGVNAEPLAIEGDKLDFVEALRFLQPDLVVNLCESLAADSRGEMAVPCLLDALGLPYTGSSALSLGLALHKPKAKDILRAHGVSTPASFLVKKREDALAVDLPWPLIVKPAREDASVGMDFDSVVTERSALVRACESVLRTFHQPALVEQFIPGREVYVPLLGNNPRQALPLTEIHFGRAFDNRPNIVSYRAKWEEASPEYRDSPTGPCRLDAVQEARCIQTALEAFAALDCQDYGRVDLRVSPEGVPYVIDINPNCDLHPGAGFAKAAQAAGMDYAALASRIVEVAIERTHGNPHARKKGPGAARRADPANRNLLAGGAGLRHRAG from the coding sequence ATGCACATCATCCTGCTGCACAATCGTGACCACGACCTCCTCGAGGACGACCCCGGGCGCGAAGCCCGCGAGGACGTGGTCCGGGTGGCCGAGAGCCTGGCCCATGCGCTCAGCCGGGACGGCGTGAACGCCGAGCCGCTCGCCATCGAAGGCGACAAGCTGGACTTCGTGGAGGCCCTGCGCTTCCTCCAGCCCGACCTCGTGGTGAACCTCTGCGAGTCCCTGGCCGCCGACAGCCGCGGAGAGATGGCCGTCCCCTGCCTGCTGGACGCGCTGGGCCTGCCGTACACCGGCTCGTCCGCCCTGTCGCTGGGCCTGGCGCTGCACAAGCCCAAGGCCAAGGACATCCTGCGCGCCCACGGCGTCTCCACGCCCGCCTCGTTCCTGGTGAAGAAGCGCGAGGATGCACTGGCCGTGGACCTGCCGTGGCCGCTCATCGTGAAGCCCGCGCGCGAGGACGCCAGCGTGGGCATGGACTTCGACTCCGTGGTGACGGAGCGCTCGGCGCTCGTGCGGGCGTGCGAGTCCGTGCTGCGCACCTTCCACCAGCCCGCGCTCGTGGAGCAGTTCATCCCGGGACGCGAGGTCTACGTCCCGCTGTTGGGCAACAATCCCCGTCAGGCGCTGCCGCTGACGGAGATCCACTTTGGCCGCGCGTTCGACAACCGGCCGAACATCGTGTCGTACCGGGCCAAGTGGGAGGAGGCGTCCCCCGAGTACCGGGACTCGCCCACCGGGCCCTGCCGGCTCGACGCAGTGCAGGAAGCGCGTTGCATCCAGACGGCGCTGGAAGCATTTGCAGCGCTGGACTGCCAGGACTATGGACGCGTGGACCTTCGGGTTTCCCCCGAGGGTGTGCCGTACGTCATCGACATCAACCCCAACTGTGACCTGCACCCGGGCGCGGGGTTCGCGAAGGCGGCGCAGGCCGCCGGCATGGACTACGCGGCCCTGGCCTCCCGCATCGTGGAGGTCGCGATTGAAAGGACCCATGGAAATCCGCACGCTCGAAAGAAAGGACCGGGAGCCGCTCGCCGCGCTGATCCGGCGAATCGAAACCTTCTCGCAGGAGGAGCAGGACTGCGCCATCGAGCTGGTTGA
- a CDS encoding HD domain-containing protein, whose protein sequence is MRIRDPIHGVIPVSDPEKAVIDSRFYQRLRYVRQLGFGDMAFPGATHTRHAHCLGAMYVASRVFNAVASRSELPDDVREHFCTAVRLAVLCHDLGHMPLSHASERIAPRRSLLRLPGWLDAVAEGEQATHEDYTAKLLLDSSLTDIIQKEFGPRGITPMAAVALITGAKPPKDPGFTHKGVDWTPLLRAIVSGELDADRMDYLLRDSFYTGVNYGRYDMDWIVSNLNPAVKDGRAVLALSRAAAFAFEDFLLSRYHMFVSVYLHHTSVNFDHMLRRYYEETPGEFEIPHDPESFLLCDDAALWYTLRRSKNRWAERISRRQGFKLLAQFTERDTGYDLEVLSSALTSGGFEHYTVQSKGALSKYVGSNATGASPGLFILDVSTGRLTEVARYTPLYQRYSGAVRLTRLYVRPDQAERAREMMGRLLGQTTQS, encoded by the coding sequence ATGCGGATTCGCGACCCCATCCACGGCGTCATCCCGGTGAGCGACCCGGAGAAGGCCGTCATCGACAGCCGCTTCTACCAGCGCCTGCGCTACGTGCGGCAGCTGGGCTTCGGGGACATGGCCTTCCCCGGCGCCACCCACACCCGCCACGCCCACTGCCTGGGCGCCATGTACGTCGCCTCGCGCGTCTTCAACGCCGTGGCCAGCCGCTCCGAGCTGCCGGACGATGTGCGTGAACATTTCTGCACCGCCGTGCGCCTGGCGGTGCTCTGTCATGACCTGGGGCACATGCCCCTGTCGCACGCGTCCGAGCGCATCGCGCCCCGGCGCTCGCTGCTGCGGCTGCCCGGCTGGCTGGACGCCGTGGCGGAAGGAGAGCAGGCGACCCACGAGGACTACACGGCGAAGCTGCTCCTGGACAGCTCGCTGACGGACATCATCCAGAAGGAGTTCGGCCCGCGCGGCATCACCCCCATGGCGGCGGTGGCGCTGATTACCGGCGCGAAGCCGCCGAAGGACCCGGGCTTCACGCACAAGGGCGTGGACTGGACGCCGCTCTTGCGCGCCATCGTCTCCGGCGAGCTGGACGCGGACCGGATGGACTACCTCTTGCGCGACTCGTTCTACACGGGCGTGAACTACGGCCGGTACGACATGGATTGGATCGTCTCCAACCTGAACCCGGCGGTGAAGGACGGGCGCGCGGTGCTGGCCCTGTCGCGCGCGGCGGCGTTCGCGTTCGAGGACTTCCTGCTCAGCCGCTACCACATGTTCGTGTCGGTGTACCTGCACCACACGTCGGTGAACTTCGACCACATGCTGCGCCGGTACTACGAGGAGACGCCCGGCGAGTTCGAGATTCCCCACGACCCGGAGTCCTTCCTCCTCTGCGACGACGCGGCGCTCTGGTACACGCTGCGCCGCTCGAAGAACCGGTGGGCGGAGCGCATCAGCCGGCGGCAGGGCTTCAAGCTGCTGGCGCAGTTCACGGAGCGCGACACCGGCTATGACCTGGAGGTGCTGAGCAGCGCGCTCACCAGCGGCGGCTTCGAGCACTACACCGTGCAGTCCAAGGGGGCGCTCAGCAAGTACGTGGGGTCCAACGCGACCGGGGCCAGCCCGGGATTGTTCATCCTGGACGTGTCCACGGGCAGGCTGACGGAGGTGGCGCGCTACACGCCGCTCTACCAGCGCTACAGTGGCGCGGTGCGACTGACGCGGCTCTATGTCCGGCCGGACCAGGCGGAGCGGGCGCGCGAGATGATGGGCCGGCTGCTCGGCCAGACGACGCAATCCTGA
- a CDS encoding MBL fold metallo-hydrolase → MSEPLPGMGLFGPHTPVEPRPSSVVILYRRAHAGVEVFWVKRERALTFAGGFQAFPGGKLDADDHDVPVQGAQGEEAALRSAAARELFEEAGVLVAEGARALSPQVLEEGRAALLAGTVKWSEWLVRHTLSLRAEDLKPAGRWVTPPAIPVRFDTRFYLVELPQGAAASIIPGELTEGAWIRPEDGLSRWSDGTALLHPPAQHALQVLSEFTDESDARAKLCTPPYCPGYVAQRIEFQRGVRVVALETPTLPPATHTNAYVLGTGDLLIVDPGSSDVKQYAKLLSLVSGLKAEGARPVAVVLTHHHGDHVGGAFAVKERLGIPLWCHARTADRLDFPVERLLEDGEVLNLDGSMPQRWHVLHTPGHARGHLCLVDSRSKSAIVGDMVASVGSIVIDPPEGNMVDYLEQLKRLRDWPITTLYPAHGSPVPDGPGKLNEYLRHRAQREALILDAVPATGATLAEVVATAYADTPPLLHPVAERSALASLEKLVAEGRVREESFTWFRVGGVGG, encoded by the coding sequence ATGAGCGAGCCCCTTCCCGGCATGGGCCTCTTCGGGCCCCACACCCCCGTGGAGCCCCGGCCCTCCTCGGTGGTCATCCTCTACCGCCGCGCGCATGCGGGCGTGGAGGTGTTCTGGGTGAAGCGCGAGCGCGCGCTCACCTTCGCGGGCGGCTTCCAAGCCTTCCCCGGCGGCAAGCTGGACGCCGACGACCACGACGTGCCCGTGCAGGGCGCGCAAGGTGAAGAGGCCGCGCTGCGCTCCGCGGCGGCGCGCGAGCTGTTCGAGGAGGCCGGCGTGCTGGTGGCGGAAGGCGCGCGGGCGCTGTCGCCGCAGGTGCTGGAGGAGGGACGGGCCGCGCTGCTCGCGGGCACGGTGAAGTGGAGCGAGTGGCTGGTGCGCCACACGCTGTCCCTGCGCGCGGAAGACCTCAAGCCCGCGGGGAGATGGGTGACGCCGCCGGCCATCCCGGTGCGCTTCGACACGCGCTTCTACCTGGTGGAGCTGCCGCAGGGCGCCGCCGCGAGCATCATCCCCGGTGAGCTGACCGAAGGCGCGTGGATCCGCCCGGAGGACGGGCTGTCGCGCTGGAGCGACGGCACGGCGCTGCTGCATCCGCCCGCGCAGCACGCGCTGCAGGTGCTGTCGGAGTTCACGGACGAGTCCGACGCGAGAGCGAAGCTGTGCACGCCGCCGTACTGCCCGGGCTACGTGGCCCAGCGCATCGAGTTCCAGCGCGGCGTGCGCGTGGTGGCGCTGGAGACGCCCACGCTGCCCCCGGCGACGCACACGAACGCGTACGTGCTGGGCACGGGCGACCTGCTCATCGTGGACCCCGGTTCATCCGACGTGAAGCAGTACGCGAAGCTGCTGTCGCTGGTGTCGGGCCTGAAGGCGGAAGGCGCCCGGCCGGTGGCGGTGGTGCTCACGCATCACCACGGCGACCACGTGGGCGGCGCGTTCGCGGTGAAGGAGCGGCTGGGCATCCCGCTCTGGTGCCACGCGCGCACGGCGGACCGCCTGGACTTCCCGGTGGAGCGGCTGCTGGAGGACGGCGAGGTGCTGAACCTGGACGGCTCCATGCCGCAGCGCTGGCACGTGCTGCACACGCCGGGGCACGCGCGCGGGCACCTGTGCCTGGTGGACTCGCGCAGCAAGTCCGCCATCGTGGGCGACATGGTGGCGAGCGTGGGCTCCATCGTCATCGACCCGCCCGAAGGCAACATGGTGGACTACCTGGAGCAGCTGAAGCGGCTGCGCGACTGGCCCATCACCACGCTGTACCCCGCGCACGGCTCGCCGGTGCCGGACGGCCCGGGCAAGCTCAACGAGTACCTGCGCCACCGCGCCCAGCGCGAGGCCCTCATCCTGGACGCGGTGCCCGCGACGGGCGCGACGCTGGCGGAGGTGGTGGCCACGGCCTACGCGGACACGCCGCCCCTCCTGCACCCGGTGGCGGAGCGCAGCGCCCTGGCCTCGCTGGAGAAGCTGGTGGCCGAAGGACGCGTGCGCGAGGAGTCCTTCACCTGGTTCCGCGTGGGGGGCGTGGGTGGGTGA